The nucleotide window ACCTGCGTGAGGCGCACCTCGCGGCCACGACGGCGTGGGTGAACCTCCGTGACGGGCGTACGGCGCAGGGCTTCGCGCTCGCCGCCGCACGAGCGGAGCGGATCGAGCCCAGGATGTCCGAGCACGACCCCGACCGACTGTCGGTGTACGGGCAGCTCGTCACCAATGCAGCCGTGGCCGCGTCGCGGGGAGGGGCTTCCGCCGACACGGCACGCGAGTACCTGTCCCAGGCCCACGCGGTCGGCGCCCGCCTCGGCAGCGAGTACGCGCGCGGCGGTCATGCGCAGCCGCACGGTCCGCTGTACGCCGCCACCCAGGCCATGAGCATCGCCGTCGCCCTGAGCGACACGGCGGGGGCGCTACGGCTTATGGACACCGTCCGACTGGACGAAACGGTGCCGCTCGCGACCCGAGCCCGCTACGGACTCGACGTCGCCCTGACCCACGTGGAGTGCCGCCGGTGGGACCGGGCTGCTGACACCCTGGAGGCGGTCTGCACCATGGCACCGGGATGGGTTCAGCACCAGATGCTGCCAGGCGTGATCATCTCGCGGCTGGCAGGTGTGTCCGTGGGCCGACTTCGCGGACTCGCGCACGCAGCCGGTGTCCCTTTGGGCGTGCGCTGACCACCCACCACCACGACCCGTAGCAGTTCGGCGATCAGGAGTTTGCCGACTGCCACGCTCCGTGGCAATCCGAACCCCGCTTGCGGGCTCTACCGGTAGGGTGCGTTTCCGTCTAAGTGAGATTTGAACTGATGTTCGTGGCGTTCGGGTGGGTTGTTCAGGCTGCTGTGGCGTATTCGTGCTGGTAGTGAGCCTTTTCCAACTTCAGGTTGAGGCGTGGTGGAGGGTGACGATGGCCTTGACGATGTCGGTGATCCGGTTCGTGCTGCAGCGGAGCTTGCGCAGGAGTCGCCAGCCCTTGAGTGTGGCCATGGCTTGCTCGCCGAGGCAGCGGATCTTGGCGTGAGTGCTGTTGTGCCGCCGCTTCCATCGTTTGAGCCGCCGTCCCCGGAACGGCACTAACCACGCCGGGGCGAAACTCACCGCCGGTGACCTGCGGTGGGGAGTGCGGCCAGGCCCGGCCCGGGGTGGAGGCGAAGCCGAAGGTGTCCCGCGCGGAACGTTTCCAGCTCCACCTGGTCAGGCTCGCGGGGCTCGTCGAACGGGAACCACGCGAAGGTGCCGCGCCCTTGCAAGACCCCGGACGGGGCGGTAGCGGCATGCTGGCGGTGGGCGATCTCGGCGATGCTCAGGGCCGTCATAGGCGGTGGGCGTGAGCCGCGCTCACCGGGTGTGGGGGCGGTGAGCGGCAACGGCGTCGGCGCCGTCCAGGGCGGCCAGGGTCTTGTTCTTGGGAGCCGGGCAGGCAGGCTGCGGCCTCGGCCTGGTGGTGCGCGACGGGGCGCAGCGCGCGTTCCAGGACCGTGGGGGCATGGTGCTGATGGCAGATCAGGACCAGGCGGGGCCCGGTGTGGTCACGTAGGTCGAGTAGGGGCTGCAGCCGGGCGGCAGGAAGCAGGTGTGCGCGCAGCACGGTCAGAGGGGTGATGCCGGTGGCAAGGATCCAGGTTGCGGCGATCGATCTTTGGGCTGCGGTGTGGCGCGAGGCATGGGGGCCTGATTCGCACAGCTCAACCGGGCGGGTGAACGAAGGTGGCGTGTGCAGCAGCCGGGGTGCCGTTCATGTTCGGGTGCTCTCACTACATCAACTGCTCGACGGCGGTGGCGCAGACGCGGATATTGATCATGTGAGGGCACAACGTCGTTACGCTCTCCGGTAAGGGTGGTGCTTCCTGTGTCAGGTCTCGCGTTCGGCGATCTTGATGCGGCGGCGCGCCCTTGTCCTGTCGTGACCTGGATGGAGTGTGCTCGATGGCAGATTCAGTGAACTACCCCGGCGTCAACATCGAGGAGGTCGCCTCGTTGAGCATGGTGGTTTCCTCCGGCGCGACTGCCGTGCCGGTGTTCATCGCCGACTTCGGTAGAGCGTTCGAGGACATCGTCCGGGTCAACAGCTGGCTCGACGTTTCCCAGGCTGCCGGTGGGGCCCAGTTTTCCGGCGTGAACG belongs to Streptomyces finlayi and includes:
- a CDS encoding helix-turn-helix domain-containing protein, whose amino-acid sequence is MQWSEYTTAERLKTLRSGMTQEQLAEAAAVSVGVVRKLERGGTASLPSLLAIASTLGTDIAVLLGQQAPRRSMDRDERAALRTLSAATHDAAIGIPADTEPGTVTELRAAVRHADTAYWAGRYTELGTLLAALLPEARARYDAAGTDEREAAAGLLADVFQTAGMAANVWGSRDLAYAALTYGRQIAVQAGDDLREAHLAATTAWVNLRDGRTAQGFALAAARAERIEPRMSEHDPDRLSVYGQLVTNAAVAASRGGASADTAREYLSQAHAVGARLGSEYARGGHAQPHGPLYAATQAMSIAVALSDTAGALRLMDTVRLDETVPLATRARYGLDVALTHVECRRWDRAADTLEAVCTMAPGWVQHQMLPGVIISRLAGVSVGRLRGLAHAAGVPLGVR